A single region of the Branchiostoma lanceolatum isolate klBraLanc5 chromosome 1, klBraLanc5.hap2, whole genome shotgun sequence genome encodes:
- the LOC136433825 gene encoding phosphatidylethanolamine-binding protein 1-like — protein sequence MLSTLITITTLLALSNAQSWVPSGDLPVDFSLTFSAPEMVYDVCNRNFTQSARTISVATTNVAVTPGETANDPTAMTITGASSGDMFTILMVDPDTPSAEVGTTEKPLLHMLITNITNADPSTGAVLNPYGGPMPPPCSGDHTYHYLLLRQAAALSLTVDDLPGFTPDCTNPGLIGRCLFEVANFISSNQLTPVGYVSMVAATDGYVRYGYVNDRDSAGG from the exons ATGTTGTCCACTTTGATCACCATCACAACACTGCTTGCACTGTCAAACG CTCAGTCATGGGTGCCCTCTGGCGATCTTCCCGTGGACTTCAGCCTCACGTTCTCAGCCCCGGAAATGGTGTACGACGTGTGTAATCGTAATTTTACCCAAAG TGCCAGGACTATTTCTGTCGCAACCACGAATGTCGCGGTGACTCCAGGTGAAACTGCGAACGATCCAACAGCCATGACTATTACAGGTGCATCGTCAG GTGATATGTTCACCATTTTGATGGTAGACCCGGACACTCCCTCTGCTGAAGTCGGCACGACGGAAAAACCGCTGCTCCACATGCTCATCACCAACATAACG AATGCCGACCCGAGTACAGGGGCGGTGCTTAATCCGTACGGAGGCCCGATGCCCCCACCCTGCTCGGGGGACCACACCTACCACTACCTCCTCCTGAGGCAGGCCGCTGCCCTGTCTCTGACCGTGGATGACCTCCCAGGATTTACCCCGGACTGCACCAACCCTGGCCTCATCGGCCG GTGTCTTTTTGAAGTGGCGAACTTCATTTCTTCCAACCAGCTGACCCCGGTCGGTTACGTTTCCATGGTAGCGGCTACAGATGGGTATGTCCGTTACGGCTACGTGAATGACAGAG ATTCGGCCGGTGGATAA